The Ensifer canadensis genomic sequence GAACACGGCCGACTTGTGACCGACGGACCGATCGGCCTGACGGTCGGGCAGCAGCTGCGCATCGTTCCCAATCATGCCTGCGTCGTGACCAACATGGTCGACGCCGTGCATATCGTCGAGGGCGACGAGCCGAAGGCCATCTGGCCGATCGTCGCCCGTGGCCACGTGCTCTAGCGGGTTTGTTGCTGCGGCAACCGTTCTTTGGCTGAGTTTTCCTAGGCCCCGCTTCGTCCCAGAAGGGTCGCATCCCTAGCGTGCCCAAACCGCGTCCATACGGCCGCCCGATCACATAGCCCATCCGGAATTTTGATGTGCGCGTCAAAGGGCTCATGCTATTCTCCGCCCGGTTCGCCACTGACAGGAGATCGGCGACCAGACGGGCGTTGGGCAAACCGTTCCTTAAAAAGGCACAACAACGATAGGACTTTTCCCGATAGCCACCTCCCGCATCATCAGTTTGCGTTGAAGCAGTCAATTAAATTGATAGTTTTATCTGGTAACCGATGGAGGTCGAGATGGGCTTTGGACGAATTACCGGAATTGTGGGACTGGCAATTGTAGTCGGAGGCCTGCAGCTTGGTGCTGCAAGTGTGGCTTTTGCCGACACGACGATCCTGAACGTGTCCTATGACCCGACACGTGAACTTTACAAGGACTTCAACGCTGCCTTCGGTGAAAAGTGGAAGGCGGACACCGGCGAAACCGTGACGATCCAGACATCGCATGGCGGCTCCGGCAAGCAGGCCCGCTCCGTGATCGACGGACTGCAGGCCGACGTCGTGACGCTGGCGCTTGAGGCGGACATCGACGCGATCGCCAAGGAAACCGGAAAGATCCCGGCAGACTGGAAGACCAAGTTCGAAAATAACAGCGCACCCTACACGTCGACGATCGTCTTCCTGGTGCGCAAGGGCAACCCGAAAGGCATCAAGGACTGGGGCGATCTCGTCAAGGACGACATCCAGGTGATCACGCCGAACCCGAAGACCTCGGGCGGCGCGCGCTGGAACTTCCTGGCAGCCTGGGCCTACGCACGTGCGGCCAATGGCGGCGACGATGCCAAGGCGCAGGCATTCGTTACCGATCTGTTCAAGCATGTGCCGGTGCTCGATACCGGTGCGCGCGGCTCGACCACGACCTTCGTCCAGCGCGGCCTTGGCGACGTGCTGCTCGCCTGGGAAAACGAAGCCTATCTTTCGCTCGAGGAACTCGGCCCGGATAATTTCGACATCATCACGCCGTCGATCTCGATCAAGGCCGAGCCGCCGGTCGCGCTGGTTGACGGCAATGTCGATGCCAAGGGTACGCGCAAGGTCGCCGAGGCCTATCTCGGTTACCTCTACAGCGACGCCGGCCAGAAAATCGCTGCGAAGCATTACTATCGCCCGTTCAAGCCGGCGGCTGCCGACCCCAAGGATGTCGCTCGCTTCGGTGATCTCAAGCTGGTGACGATCGAGGACTTTGGCGGCTGGAAGGAAGCGCAACCGAAGTTCTTCGGCGACGGTGGTGTGTTCGACCAGATCTACAAGCCGGGGCAATAATCGACCCTGTTCATGACATGAGAAGATCGGCCGGACCATTCGATCCGGCCGATCCCGTGCTACAGCGCCGCGCGTCAAATATGACGCGTAAAGGGACGCTGTAGCGCTTTGAACTTGCTGCAAATTTCCTCGTAAAACCGTTTCCGATTTGAGGAGGAAATTGTGCAGTGGGCCCACATGGGGATTGCGGGCATCATTGAGGACCGCTTGGGTTTTTTGCCTTGGGCATGAGAGGTGAGTTGGATTTGAGAGAGCATGGCCACAACAGGCGCTGGCGGTTTCGCCAGCCGAGTGTGCTTCCGGGGTTTGGTCTGGCGCTCGGCGTCACGCTATTCTGGCTGGTTTTGATCATCCTCATTCCGCTGTCGGGCCTGATCTGGCGCTCGAGCGGCCTTGGCTGGTCGCAGTTCATGACGCTGGCGCTCGATACCCGCACGCTCAATGCACTCAGGATCAGTTTCGGCACGGCCTTTGTCGCCGCCATCGTCAATCTGATCTTCGGCGTCATCCTCGCCTGGGTGCTGGTGCGCTATCGTTTCCCCGGCAAGCGGGTGATCGACGCCATGGTCGACCTGCCGTTCGCGCTGCCGACGGCGGTCGCCGGCATTGCGCTGGCGACACTGTATGCCCCGAACGGCTGGATCGGCGCGCTGCTGGCCCCACTTGGCATCAAGATCGCCTTTACCCCCGTCGGCATCGTCATCGCGCTGATCTTCGTCGGCCTGCCCTTCGTCGTCCGGACCGTGCAGCCGATCATGGAGGAGATCGACAAGGAAGTGGAGGAGGCCGCCGCCACGCTCGGCGCCAGCCGCTTCCAGACGATCCGCCGGGTGCTGTTGCCGGGGCTGCTGCCAGCTGGGCTGACCGGCTTTGCGCTCGCCTTTGCCCGCGGCGTCGGCGAATACGGCTCGGTGATCTTCATCGCCGGCAACCTGCCCTACGTCTCCGAGATCGCTCCGCTCTTGATCGTCATCCGGCTGGAAGAGTTTAATTATCCCGCCGCCACCGCCATTGCCGCGGTGATGCTGGTGATCTCCTTTGCCATGCTGCTCGTCATCAACTCGATCCAGGCCTGGAGCCGGCGGAGATATGTCTATGTCGCCTGATCTGACTACAGCCGCCCATCACGTGCGTGCCGCCACCTCGGAAAGCCGCTTTGCCCGCATAAGTCTGATCGCTGCAGCGCTCGCCTTCGTCGGCCTGTTCCTGCTGCTGCCGCTGGCCGCCGTCTTTACCGAGGCGCTGCGCAAGGGACCGGCCGAATTCCTGTCGGCGCTTGGCGATGCCGAAACCTTCTCCGCCATCCGCCTGACGCTGATTGTCGCCGCCATCGCCGTGCCGCTCAACCTCGTCTTCGGCGTCGCCGCCGCCTGGGCGATCGCCAAGTTCGAGTTCATCGGCAAGGCCTTCCTGACGACGCTGATCGACCTGCCGTTCTCGGTCTCGCCGGTGATCTCCGGTCTGGTCTTCGTGCTTCTGTTCGGCTCGCACAGCCTCATCGGCCCGTGGCTGCAGAGCCATGGCATCCAGATCCTGTTTGCCGTGCCGGGACTGGTGCTGGCCACCGTCTTCGTCACCTTCCCCTTCGTTGCCCGCGAACTGATCCCGTTGATGCAGGAACAGGGCACCAGCGACGAGGAGGCGGCGCTGTCCTTGGGCGCATCCGGCTGGCAGACCTTCTGGCATGTGACGCTGCCCAACATCAAATGGGGGCTGCTTTACGGCGTGCTCCTGTGCAACGCCCGCGCCATGGGCGAGTTCGGCGCGGTGTCGGTGGTCTCGGGCCATATTCGTGGCCAGACCAACACCATGCCGTTGCAGGTGGAAATCCTCTATAATGAATATAACTTCGTCGCCGCCTTTGCGGTTGCGACGTTGCTGGCGCTGCTGGCGCTGGTCACCCTCGTCTTGAAAACGGCGCTCGAGCTTCGCTACAGCGCCGAGATCGCCGCCAGCCGCAGGCATTGAAAGGTCCGGATCGTCATGGAAGTCCGCGTTCAGAACATACGCAAGGAATTCGGCCGCTTTCCGGCGCTCGACGATGTCTCGCTCAACATCCGCTCGGGCGAGCTGATCGCGCTCTTGGGCCCCTCCGGCTCGGGCAAGACGACGCTGTTGCGGCTGGTCGCCGGTCTTGAAAGCCCGACCGACGGCACGATCTTCTTCGGCGACGAGGATGCCTCGCAAAAGACCGTGCAGGAGCGCAACATCGGCTTCGTGTTCCAGCACTATGCCCTGTTCCGTCACATGACGGTACTCGACAATGTCGCCTTCGGCCTCAAGGTGCGTCCGGCCAACCGCCGGCCACCGGCGGCCGACATCCGCAAGCGCGCGCTTGATCTCATCGATCTCGTCCAGCTCTCCGGGCTTGAGAAGCGTTATCCGGCGCAGCTGTCGGGCGGCCAGCGCCAGCGCGTGGCGCTCGCCCGCGCCATGGCGGTCGAGCCGAACGTGCTTCTGCTCGATGAGCCCTTCGGCGCACTCGATGCCCAGGTCAGGAAGGAACTCAGGCGCTGGCTGCGCGAGATCCACGACCGCACCGGCCACACCACCATCTTCGTCACCCATGACCAGGAAGAGGCGCTGGAGCTTGCCGACCGGGTGGTGGTGATGAGCAAGGGCACGATCGAACAGGTCGGCACCCCCGACGAGATCTACGACCATCCGGTGTCGCCGTTCGTCTACGGCTTCATCGGCCAGTCGAACGCGCTTGCCGTCACCCTTGCCAACGGCGAGATCTGGTTCGAGGACCGGCCGATCGGCCTCAGAGCTCCGACCGAGCCCGACGGCCCGGCCACCCTCTACTTCCGCCCGCACGACATCGAGCTGATCGATGGCTGCGGCGGCTGTCTCGCCGGCCTGGTCACCGCCAGCCGCCGCGTCGCCGGTACCCGCCATCTCGAACTCGACCTCGGCCGCAACCATCCGCATGCCGAAATCGAACTGCCACCCGAACGCACCACAACACAGGACCGCGCAAGGGTCGCATTCCGCCCGACAAAGTGGAAGCTGTTCAGGGACGAGAAGGCGGGCAACGAGGTGCCAAGCGCAGACGTCGAGGCGGAGGCGCCGGTCCAACCGTTCGAACTGGCACGCACCGGGACCTGACGGCTTCTCAGCGCCCGATCCTCATCTCGCCTCCAAGCCATTTCCCGTTTCTGCCGAGATGCGCTACAGCACCTCATGCGGTGAGAGAAGCGGGAGACGAGGCGCATGTCCGTTATTGACGATCTGAAACAGGCACTCGGCGATGCCGTGCTGACCGGCACTGACATCGGCGAGCGCTATCGCAGCGACGCCAGCCTCACCGGACGTTATCTTCCGAAGGCCGTCATCCGCCCTGCGAACACAGAGGAAGTCGCAGCGACCCTCCGCATATGCAACGCCCATGGCCAGGCGGTCGTCGTACAAGGTGGGCTGACCGGCCTTGCCGGCGGCGCGAACCCGGACGAGGACGCGATTTCCATCTCGCTCGAACGCCTGACCGGCGTTGAGGAAATCGATCCGCTTTCCGCAACCATGACCGTCCTTGCCGGCACGCCGCTCGAGGTCGCCCAGCGCGCCGCCGACGATGCAGGCTTCCTGCTGCCGATAGACCTCGGCGCCCGCGGCTCCTGCCAGATCGGCGGCAATCTCGCCACCAATGCCGGCGGCATCCGCGTCATCGGCCATGGCGTCACGCGTGACAACGTCCTGGGGCTTGAAACCGTGCTTGCCGATGGCACGATCCTCTCGTCGCTCAGCAAGATGATCAAGAACAACACCGGCTATGATCTGCGCCAGTATTTCATCGGTTCGGAGGGCACGCTCGGCGTCATCACACGCGCCGTCCTGCGGTTGAAGCCGCGGCCGTCCGGACGGCTGACGGCGCTCTGCGCGCTTCAGACCTATGACCAGGTCGTCGCCTTCCTGGCGCGAGCACAAAGAGGACTTCCTGGCCTCTCGGCCTTCGAGGCCATGTGGGAAGACTATTTTCACTTCAACTGCGAGGCGGAGGGACAGCGCTTTTTCGAGACGTCCCCCGCCTTTGCGGTGATCGTGGAACAGGATGTCCAGGGCCACGAGACCGACAGCGAGGAATTTGAGACCTTCCTCGGCGCCGCACTGGAAGACGATGTCATCGTCAATGCTCTGATCGCCCAGTCGGAGAAAGAAAGCCGGCTCTTCTGGCAGGTGCGCGAGGGCCACGCGATGGACCGCTTGCTGCCGGCGCTGATCAATCTCGACGTCAGCCTGCCGATCGGCGAAATCGGCCGTTTCGCGGCCGAATGCGGCGCGGCGCTCGCCGCCCGTTTCCCGCAGGCGCACATCTCCTTCTTCGGGCATGTTGCCGACAGCAATCTGCACATCGCTTTTTCCACGTCGGGAAGCGACGAGAGCACGCAGCACGCGGTCGACGGCATCGTCTATGACATCGTTCGGCGCTATCGCGGCTCGATCTCCGCCGAACACGGCATCGGCACCTTGAAGCGGGAGTTCCTCGGCCATTCGCGAAGTGCGGCTGAGCTTGAGGTCATGCGCCGGATCAAGCACGCGCTTGACCCGAAGGGCATCCTGAACCCCGGCAAGGTTTTTTGACTGGGCGTATCGGCCTCAGAGCCAGGACGCCGGCGTCTTCGGCAAGCGGCTTTCCGGATCGATCACCGTCAACTCCGCCCCGCCGGCATTCCATCGCCAGAGCGCGACGCAGCTGCCGCCCGGGGACATGAAGGACGGGTAGATCAGCCCATCGAAACCACGGCTGGTCAACTCCGCCTGCAGACGGTGCGTCGCCGGCACCACGCCTTGATCCAGTGCGTCGCGCCACTCCTCCCGGTGGATATCATCAGTAACGCCGAAATCCGCAAGCACATCCGGCGCCATCATATCGGCCAGCCACGCATGCCGCAGTTCAAGCTGAGCGATCAAAGCGGGATGCTGGACAAAGCTCTGGTTATATTCCGCCCAGGCGGTCGACAGTTCGCGCGCCGCGTAAATCGTCGGCAGGCCGACCGGGTTCCAGCGGCCGCCGAAGCGCGCGGCACCATCGCCCGAAAGCGGAGCGTGGGCCCAGCGGGGCACATAGGCGCGCCAGAGGCGCACCGGCTCACTCTCCGACATCAGGCGTAGACACCCGAACGCACGGCCTCGAGATAGGCAAGCACCTTGTCTGCCTTGCCCTCTCGGGCAAGATCATAGGCAGTCTTGCCCGCCCATCCGGGGATCGGCTGGTGCTTGAACCAGATCACGGCCCGGCTCTCGTCGCCCGCCATTTCGGCAGCCATGGCGAGGATACGCACGACTTTGCTGAGAGCCGCGTCGACCTTGCGCGCGCTCGACTTCGCCGTCAGCGTGTTGCGTGCGACGCCGATCAGCTTCGCCAGTTCCGCAAGTGTCACGCCCAGACGATCCGCGACCAGCCGGGCAGACAGAAACGACGACTGGCTTTCGCCGAAATGGGAGGCAGAGATGTTGAAGCCGACGGCTGACATGGCGCATTCCGATCTTATCTTGATCATCACCTGATCAAAATAGGCTCAAAATCTGCTCAAATCAAGGAAGCGATGCCTGTCGCCAAGAGGGCTCGCGCCGTTCGAAGAAGGCGGCAACGCCTTCGCGCGCCTCATCGGACTCCCAGCAATCGGCAAGCTGCTCGATCGTCGCGGCAATAGTCTCTTCGGTGATCGGCTGTCCGAGCGAACGGGCAAGCCGTTTCGCCCGTCCGGTCGCACCGGGCGCTGTCTGGAGATAGGGTTCGACCTCGGCCGCAATTGCCGCATCAAGCGCATCGGGGCCAGCAATGGCCGTCACCAGACCGGCATCCCTTGCCTCTTCGGCGCTGAACAGGCGTGCGGACATGAACAGAGGCCGCGCCCTGCCCTCGCCGATGCGGGCAACGACGTAGGGGCTGATGGTCGCCGGAATGAGGCCGAGCCGGGTTTCGGTCAGGCCGAAGCGCGCATCGGACGACGCAATGACGGCATCGCAGATGCTCATGAGGCCGACGCCGCCGCCGAAGGCATTGCCGTGCACCCGTGCGATGACCGGCTTGGCGATCTCGTTCAGCGCCTTGAACATCAACGCCAGACGGGTCGCCTCGGCGATCCGGGTCGGCCGGTCCGCGTCGAACTGCTCGCGCATCCAGTTGAGATCGCCGCCGGCGCAGAAACTGCGGCCTTCGGCATCGAGCACCACGACGCGGACGGTGACATCCACTGACAGTCGCTCCGCCGCCTCAGTCAGTTCACCGATCATGATTGCGGAAAGCGCGTTGTGCTTCTGCGGTTGCGCCAGCGTCAGGCGGGCGACGCCCTTCGCATCGACGGCGTATCGGATCGTTTCGAACATCAGCCAGCACTCCTCAGCGATCGTGCGAAGGCGGCCGCATCTTCGAGCCTTGCCGCATCCAGCCCCGTCGAAAACCCGCGCCCGATGACAAAGGCATTGACATCAAGCGTATCGACATTCCCTGCGGCGCCCGGCGCATAGGGGCAGCCGCCAAGGCCACCGGCAGAAGCGTCGAAGACACGCAAGCCGCGCTCGAGCGCGACTCCGATATTGTCGAGCGCTCGCCCGGACGTGTCGTGAAAATGGCCCGCCAATTGTTCGGCCGGAACATGAGCCAGCACGGCCGCCAACATCGCGTCGACCGCCTCGGGCGTGCCGCGCCCGATCGTGTCGCCAAGGCTGATCTCGTAACAGCCAAGCACCATCAAGGCGGCGGCCACTTGGGCAGCGCTCTCCGGCGCGATCGCGCCTTCATAGGGGCACTCGACAACGCAGCTGACATAGCCTCGCAACGGCACAGCACTGGCGCGGCAGGCCTCTGCAACCGGGCGAAAGCGCTCGATGCTTTCGGCGATCGAACAATTGATGTTCTTCTGCGAGAAGGTCTCAGACGCCGAGGCGAAGATCGCAACCTCGTCGGCCTTGGCCGCCAGAGCCGCATCGAAGCCCTGCATGTTCGGCGTCAGCGCCGCGTAGCGCGTACCCGGTCGACGCTTTATCCCGGCCATGACAGCCGACGCATCCGCCATTTGCGGCACCCATTTCGGGCTGACGAAGCTCGTGACCTCTATGCGCTGGTAACCACAGTCCGACAGCAGATCGACAAGGTGGATCTTGTCCTTCGTGTCGACAAGCCGCTTCTCGTTCTGCAAGCCGTCGCGTGGCGCCATTTCGACAAGTGTGACATGTTCTGGCGCCAGCACGCTCATTCGCTGCGCTCCGGTTGCAACACGACGAGGATCGCGCCGGCGCTTACCTGTTCGCCTGGCGTTACCAGCGCGCTCTCGATGACGCCCGCACGCGACGCTGCCAGCGTCAGCTCCATTTTCATCGCTTCCATCACCACGAGCGGTTGGCCCTTCGTGACCACGTCGCCGGCGCGAACATGGATGAGCTTGACGATGCCGGGCATCGGAGCAGCAAGCTCGTCCTCCGCCGCCTCACCGGCGTGGGCGGTGGCGAGCGCATCGGGAAGGCGAAGAACGAAGGTCTCGCCACTGACGAAGAGCGTGATGGTTTCATGCTCGCGCAGGAAGCGGAAGACGCGTTGCTCGCCGGAGATCTCCACACGGGCGCCATCGTCGAACCGATCGAGCACAAGCACCGGAAAGGTGCTTTCGCCAGCCCGCACTGCGAACTGATCGCGCCCGCGCGCGGCAAGCGTGACGACCGATCGCCCGCCGGCGTGGTCGACGGCAATGCTTCTATGAGCATCCCCCCAGATCTGCCAGTGACCGAGCGACGACCAGGGATCGTCGGATTTCATCGGCTGCAGCACGCCGGTGGCGGCGATCGCCGCCAGTGCCAGCGCCTCGTCACTCGGCACCACAGGCGTCGTCAATTGATCGATTGCCCGGTCGATAAGGCCGGTATCCGGCCGCCCGGCGCGAAACTCGGGCTCTGCAGCGAGGCGGGCCAAGAAATCGAGATTGGTGATGGTACCGCCGATACGGCAGGCTTTGAGGGCGCTCTCCAGCCGCGCCAGCGCCGACGAGCGGCTCGGCCCGTGTACGATCAGCTTGGCGATCAGCGGGTCGTAGTAGGGGGCGATGACGTCGCCCTGCCGGACGCCGGCATCGACGCGGACGCCGTCTACAGGAAAATCGAGCGTTGCGAGCCGCCCGGTTGCCGGCAGGAAGCCGCGCGCCGGATCCTCGGCATAGATCCGTGCCTCGAACGCCCAGCCATCAATGGCGATTTCATTCTGTCGCTTTGGCAAGGCCTCGCCGACAGCGGCGCGCAACTGCCACTCGACGAGGTCAATGCCCGTGATCGCCTCGGTGACCGGATGCTCCACCTGAAGCCGGGTGTTCATTTCCATGAAATAGAACTGGTCCGGCCAGAGCCCGTTGGTGACATCGGCGATGAATTCGACCGTGCCCGCACCGACATAGCCGATGGCGCGCGCAGCCTTGACCGCGGCCTCGCCCATGGCGCGGCGAACCTCCGCCGTCATGCCGGGCGCCGGCGCCTCCTCGATCACTTTCTGATGGCGGCGCTGCAGCGAGCAGTCGCGCTCGAACAGATGCAGGATATTGCCGTGGCGGTCGCCGAAGACCTGGACTTCGATGTGACGCGGCTTGGTCAGGTATTTCTCGATGAGCACCGCGCCGTCGCCGAAGGCGGCTTCGGCTTCGCGGCGCGCTGCTTCAAGGGCCGCAGCAAACTCGTGCGGCTGCTCGACCTTGCGCATCCCCTTGCCGCCGCCACCTGCGCGCGCCTTGATGAGTACGGGAAAGCCGACGTCAGCCGCCCGGTCCGCCAGGAAGGATGGCTCCTGCTCGTCACCCTGATAACCGGGGACAACGGGCACGCCGGCCTGTTGCATCAGCGCCTTGGCCGCATCCTTCAGCCCCATCGCGCGAATAGCGTCCGGCGACGGGCCGACGAAAGTCATGCCCGCGGCCTCGACCGCCTCGGCAAAATTGGCGTTTTCCGACAGGAAACCGTAGCCCGGGTGAATGGCATCCGCGTTGACGGACCGAGCCGCAGCCACGATCCGCTCGATCGAAAGATAGCTCTCGGAGGCTGTTGGCGGTCCGATGCGGATCGCCTCGTCCGCCAACGTCACATGTAAAGCGTCGACATCGGCATCGGAATAAACGGCGACAGTGCGGATGCCCAGGCGCCGGGCCGTGCGGATGACGCGGCAGGCGATCTCACCGCGGTTGGCAATCAGAAGCTTTGAAAACATCGGCATATGGCCCGCCCTATTGTGCCGCGATCACTTCGACTTCGAGCAACCAACCGGAATCGAAGATGCCGGCAATCACCACCGTCATCGCCGGCGCGAGCGGACCGAGATATTCGGCACGGGCCGCGCGGTTGGCCATGGTGTGGTTGCGATCGGCGAGAAAGGCCGTCACCTTGACGATATCGGCCTTGCTCATGCCGGCGGCCTTCAATTGGGCGTCAATGTTCAGCCAGACCTGGCGCGCCTGTGCCTCGAAGCCGTCGGGCAGCACGTCGTCGGAATTGAGCGGCACCTGGCCGCTGACGAAAACCAGTCGCTCGAAATTCTCGAGCCGCACGGCTTGCGAATAGCCGCCACGGGGTTGCGGCGCATTCTTGGCGTTGACGTTTTCGCGCTTCATCGCGATCTCCCTACATTCTGAACAGGCCGAAACGCGTATCTTCTATTGGCGCATTGAGCGCCGCCGACAGGGACAACCCGAGAACGTCGCGGCTCTTGCGCGGGTCGACGACGCCGTCGTCCCAGAGCCGGGCCGAGGCATAGAGCGGATGGCTCTGGCGCTCGAAGAGATCGAGAACCGGCTGCCGGAACTTGGCTTCCTCTTCCTCGTTCCAGGGCGTTCCGGCGCGCTTCAGCGCCTCGCCGCGCACCGTCGACAACACGCCGGCCGCCTGTTCGCCGCCCATTACAGAAATCCGGCTGTTGGGCCAGGTCCAGAGGAACCGCGGCGAGAAGGCGCGACCGCACATGCCATAGTTGCCGGCACCGAACGATCCGCCGACCAGCATGGTGATTTTCGGCACCTGCGCCGTCGCCACGGCCGTGACCAGCTTGGCGCCGTGCTTGGCGATGCCTTCGGTCTCATATTTGCGGCCGACCATGAAGCCGGTGATGTTTTGCAGGAACACCAGCGGGATCTTGCGCTGGGCGCAAAGCTCGACGAAGTGCGCACCCTTCAGCGCCGATTCCGAAAAAAGCACGCCATTGTTGGCGATGATGCCGACGGGAACGCCGTGGACATGCGCGAAACCGCAGACGAGCGTGGTGCCGTAGCGCGCCTTGAACTCGTCGAAGCGGGAGCCATCGACAAGTCGGGCGATGACTTCGCGGATGTCATAGGGCGTGCGCAGGTCCGCCGGCACGATGCCGGCGATCTCCTGCGGATCGTAAAGCGGCGGCTCCGGGCTCTGCAATTCCACCGACGTCGGTTTGCGGCGGTTGAGTGCGGCGACCGCACGGCGGGCAAGCGCCAGCGCATGCGCATCATCGCGCGCCATATGGTCGGCAACACCGGAGAGACGCGTGTGCACGTCGGCGCCGCCAAGGTCCTCGGCCGAGACCACTTCACCGGTCGCCGCGCGCACCAGCGGCGGGCCGGCCAGGAAGATCGTGCCCTGACCCTCGACGATGATCGTCTCGTCCGACATGGCCGGCACATAGGCGCCACCTGCGGTGCACGATCCCATGACAACGGCGATCTGCGGAATTCCGGCCGCCGACATGTTGGCCTGGTTGTAAAAGATCCGACCGAAATGCTCCCGGTCGGGAAAGACCTCGTCCTGGTTCGGCAGGTTGGCGCCGCCGGAATCGACCAGGTAGATGCACGGCAACTGGTTCTCGGCGGCAATCTCCTGCGCACGCAGATGCTTCTTGACCGTCATGGGATAATAGGTCCCGCCTTTGACGGTCGGGTCGTTGCAAACGATCATGCATTCGCGGCCGGACACCCGGCCGATACCGGTGATGAGACCCGCTGCCGGCGCATCGCCGTTATACATGCCGTGTGCGGCCGTCGAGCAGATTTCGAGGAAGGGCGTTGCCGGGTCGATCAGCGAGGCGACGCGGTCGCGCGGCAGCAGTTTGCCGCGGCTGACATGGCGCTCGCGCGCCGTCTCGCCTCCACCGCCGGCCGCCATCTTGACGGCGTCCTCCACAGTCGTAATCGCCTCCGCCATCGCCGCCTGATTGGCCTTGAACACGTCGGACGAGGGCGAGATGTGAGATTTCAGAACAGTCATGAAGTCCTCATTCGATCGAGCCTGATTGTGGCTTCGGAGGTCTACCCTGGCGTCTATCTGGTCTCGGTGAACAGCTCGCGGCCGATCAGCATGCGGCGGATTTCACTGGTTCCGGCACCGATCTCGTAGAGCTTGGCGTCACGCAACAGCCGCCCGGCCGGATAGTCGTTGGTGTAGCCGTTACCGCCGAGCGCCTGGATGGCTTCGAGCGCCAGCGCCGTTGCCTTCTCGGCCGCATAAAGAATACAGCCGGCCGCGTCCTTGCGGGTGGTCTCACCACGATCGCAGGCTGCAGCCACCGCATAGACATAGGCGCGCGCCGCGTTCGCCGTCACATACATGTCGGCAAGCTTGCCCTGCATGAGCTGGAACTCGCCGATCGCCTGGCCAAACTGCTTGCGCTCGTGGAGATAGGGGACGACGACGTCAAGGCAAGCGGACATGATGCCGAGCGGTCCGGCGGACAGGACGACACGCTCATAATCGAGGCCCGACATCAGCACTCGGACACCGCCGCCTTCGTTGCCGAGAATATTTTCCGCCGGCACCTCGCAATCCCGGAAGATCAACTCGCAGGTGTTCGAGCCGCGCATGCCGAGCTTGTCGAGCTTCTGGCCGGTGGAAAAGCCAGCAAAGTCTTTTTCGACGAGGAAGGCGGTAATTCCGCGCGGACCGGCACTTGGGTCCGTCTTGGCGTAGACGACCAGCACGTCCGCATCCGGGCCGTTGGTAATCCACATCTTGCCACCGTTGAGAACGTAGCGGTCGCCGCGCTTCTCGGCCCGAAGCGTCATGGAAACGACGTCGGAGCCCGCTCCCGGTTCGGACATGGCGAGTGCGCCGACATGTTCGCCGGAGATCAGTTTCGGCAGG encodes the following:
- a CDS encoding sulfate ABC transporter substrate-binding protein; the encoded protein is MEVEMGFGRITGIVGLAIVVGGLQLGAASVAFADTTILNVSYDPTRELYKDFNAAFGEKWKADTGETVTIQTSHGGSGKQARSVIDGLQADVVTLALEADIDAIAKETGKIPADWKTKFENNSAPYTSTIVFLVRKGNPKGIKDWGDLVKDDIQVITPNPKTSGGARWNFLAAWAYARAANGGDDAKAQAFVTDLFKHVPVLDTGARGSTTTFVQRGLGDVLLAWENEAYLSLEELGPDNFDIITPSISIKAEPPVALVDGNVDAKGTRKVAEAYLGYLYSDAGQKIAAKHYYRPFKPAAADPKDVARFGDLKLVTIEDFGGWKEAQPKFFGDGGVFDQIYKPGQ
- the cysT gene encoding sulfate ABC transporter permease subunit CysT; translated protein: MDLREHGHNRRWRFRQPSVLPGFGLALGVTLFWLVLIILIPLSGLIWRSSGLGWSQFMTLALDTRTLNALRISFGTAFVAAIVNLIFGVILAWVLVRYRFPGKRVIDAMVDLPFALPTAVAGIALATLYAPNGWIGALLAPLGIKIAFTPVGIVIALIFVGLPFVVRTVQPIMEEIDKEVEEAAATLGASRFQTIRRVLLPGLLPAGLTGFALAFARGVGEYGSVIFIAGNLPYVSEIAPLLIVIRLEEFNYPAATAIAAVMLVISFAMLLVINSIQAWSRRRYVYVA
- the cysW gene encoding sulfate ABC transporter permease subunit CysW, encoding MSPDLTTAAHHVRAATSESRFARISLIAAALAFVGLFLLLPLAAVFTEALRKGPAEFLSALGDAETFSAIRLTLIVAAIAVPLNLVFGVAAAWAIAKFEFIGKAFLTTLIDLPFSVSPVISGLVFVLLFGSHSLIGPWLQSHGIQILFAVPGLVLATVFVTFPFVARELIPLMQEQGTSDEEAALSLGASGWQTFWHVTLPNIKWGLLYGVLLCNARAMGEFGAVSVVSGHIRGQTNTMPLQVEILYNEYNFVAAFAVATLLALLALVTLVLKTALELRYSAEIAASRRH
- a CDS encoding sulfate/molybdate ABC transporter ATP-binding protein encodes the protein MEVRVQNIRKEFGRFPALDDVSLNIRSGELIALLGPSGSGKTTLLRLVAGLESPTDGTIFFGDEDASQKTVQERNIGFVFQHYALFRHMTVLDNVAFGLKVRPANRRPPAADIRKRALDLIDLVQLSGLEKRYPAQLSGGQRQRVALARAMAVEPNVLLLDEPFGALDAQVRKELRRWLREIHDRTGHTTIFVTHDQEEALELADRVVVMSKGTIEQVGTPDEIYDHPVSPFVYGFIGQSNALAVTLANGEIWFEDRPIGLRAPTEPDGPATLYFRPHDIELIDGCGGCLAGLVTASRRVAGTRHLELDLGRNHPHAEIELPPERTTTQDRARVAFRPTKWKLFRDEKAGNEVPSADVEAEAPVQPFELARTGT
- a CDS encoding FAD-binding oxidoreductase; translated protein: MSVIDDLKQALGDAVLTGTDIGERYRSDASLTGRYLPKAVIRPANTEEVAATLRICNAHGQAVVVQGGLTGLAGGANPDEDAISISLERLTGVEEIDPLSATMTVLAGTPLEVAQRAADDAGFLLPIDLGARGSCQIGGNLATNAGGIRVIGHGVTRDNVLGLETVLADGTILSSLSKMIKNNTGYDLRQYFIGSEGTLGVITRAVLRLKPRPSGRLTALCALQTYDQVVAFLARAQRGLPGLSAFEAMWEDYFHFNCEAEGQRFFETSPAFAVIVEQDVQGHETDSEEFETFLGAALEDDVIVNALIAQSEKESRLFWQVREGHAMDRLLPALINLDVSLPIGEIGRFAAECGAALAARFPQAHISFFGHVADSNLHIAFSTSGSDESTQHAVDGIVYDIVRRYRGSISAEHGIGTLKREFLGHSRSAAELEVMRRIKHALDPKGILNPGKVF
- a CDS encoding RES family NAD+ phosphorylase; translated protein: MSESEPVRLWRAYVPRWAHAPLSGDGAARFGGRWNPVGLPTIYAARELSTAWAEYNQSFVQHPALIAQLELRHAWLADMMAPDVLADFGVTDDIHREEWRDALDQGVVPATHRLQAELTSRGFDGLIYPSFMSPGGSCVALWRWNAGGAELTVIDPESRLPKTPASWL
- a CDS encoding DUF2384 domain-containing protein — protein: MSAVGFNISASHFGESQSSFLSARLVADRLGVTLAELAKLIGVARNTLTAKSSARKVDAALSKVVRILAMAAEMAGDESRAVIWFKHQPIPGWAGKTAYDLAREGKADKVLAYLEAVRSGVYA